A window of Haliscomenobacter hydrossis DSM 1100 contains these coding sequences:
- a CDS encoding DUF6089 family protein — translation MKKGILLLYLIIAATMIKAQSVWEGGFFAGVAGYSGDVNPTLTPRFQDVTPSLGLIARTNLSNRLGFRGGITYLKLKGDDDNYYGRESRDFDFSTNLVELSILGEWEPFGSSRYYTDAAGNVNMDRLISPYLFAGVGLLGGVLNTNFSNYPGSSEDIQAGIKKDRAYGNSILGVSMPVGLGMKFDISDSFTLALEGCMRVSFSDYLDGISFSGSPDAKDIYMNAGIVVYHRFGNPRRW, via the coding sequence ATGAAAAAAGGAATACTTCTTTTGTACTTGATCATTGCAGCCACAATGATCAAGGCACAATCTGTATGGGAAGGAGGTTTTTTTGCAGGAGTAGCAGGTTATTCAGGGGATGTAAATCCAACACTTACCCCCCGTTTTCAAGATGTCACACCAAGTTTGGGTTTGATCGCTCGCACCAATTTATCGAATCGACTCGGGTTTCGCGGAGGAATTACTTATTTGAAACTCAAAGGGGATGACGATAATTATTATGGCCGGGAGTCGCGGGATTTTGATTTCAGCACCAACCTGGTAGAACTGAGTATTCTTGGAGAATGGGAGCCATTTGGCTCCAGCCGGTATTACACGGACGCGGCAGGCAATGTGAACATGGACCGGTTGATATCCCCTTATTTATTTGCGGGAGTTGGCCTGCTTGGTGGGGTACTCAATACCAATTTTTCAAATTATCCAGGATCGAGTGAAGACATTCAAGCAGGTATTAAAAAAGACCGGGCGTATGGCAACTCCATTTTGGGGGTAAGTATGCCCGTTGGTTTGGGGATGAAGTTTGACATTTCCGATTCTTTTACCCTTGCTCTTGAAGGTTGTATGCGGGTAAGTTTTTCGGATTACCTGGATGGGATCAGCTTTTCGGGTAGCCCTGATGCCAAAGACATTTACATGAATGCAGGGATTGTAGTGTACCATCGGTTTGGGAATCCCAGGAGATGGTGA
- a CDS encoding SDR family oxidoreductase yields the protein MNAQFSLQGKAIIVTGGTGILGGSFINGIAAAGGAVGILGRNEKIAQERADAINQTGGKAIALIADVMDEIQLLSAKQKMLDAFGQIDGLVNGAGGNMPEGVVGPDQDIFSLNIDGMRRVMELNLYGTLIPTQVFGKTIAEKGGSIVNISSVSSTSAITRVLGYSMGKSAVDSYTRWFALELANRYGDKVRMNALVPGFFLTEQNRTLLTNPDGTFTTRGQLIVQNTPFKRLGHPDELIGALVWLLSDASAFVTGTTINVDGGFLAFSGV from the coding sequence ATGAACGCACAGTTTTCACTACAGGGCAAAGCCATCATTGTTACCGGAGGTACAGGGATATTAGGAGGATCGTTTATCAATGGAATTGCTGCCGCTGGCGGCGCAGTGGGCATTTTAGGCAGGAACGAAAAAATAGCCCAGGAAAGGGCCGACGCCATCAATCAAACCGGAGGCAAAGCCATTGCCCTGATTGCTGATGTGATGGATGAAATCCAACTGCTGTCGGCTAAACAAAAAATGCTGGATGCTTTTGGACAAATTGACGGCCTGGTCAACGGAGCAGGCGGGAACATGCCAGAAGGAGTAGTTGGTCCCGACCAGGATATCTTTTCCCTGAATATTGATGGCATGCGCCGAGTCATGGAGCTCAATCTTTACGGGACCTTGATTCCAACGCAGGTTTTTGGAAAAACCATCGCCGAAAAAGGTGGAAGTATTGTGAATATTTCCTCCGTCTCTTCTACTTCGGCGATCACCCGGGTATTGGGCTACAGCATGGGCAAATCCGCTGTCGACAGCTACACCCGCTGGTTTGCGCTTGAATTGGCCAATCGCTACGGGGATAAAGTCCGCATGAACGCCCTGGTACCCGGTTTTTTCCTGACCGAACAAAACCGTACCCTGCTGACCAATCCCGATGGTACGTTCACCACTCGGGGGCAATTGATCGTGCAAAATACCCCATTCAAGCGTCTGGGGCATCCAGATGAATTGATCGGCGCGCTGGTTTGGTTGCTGAGTGATGCTTCGGCTTTTGTGACGGGCACAACAATTAATGTGGATGGTGGATTTTTAGCTTTTAGTGGTGTTTAA
- a CDS encoding Gfo/Idh/MocA family protein — translation MASRREFIIKSAMAGAVAGISAKSYARIIGSNDRVRVGCVGFSDRFRSSHVPPFKALMKEMNFEMVALSDIWNRRREEGKAFIDKQLGSDVKVFNNNDDLYASKMVDAVFISTADFQHALHTIEAVKAGCDSYSEKPLAETMEDNRAVLKAVRDSKKIVQIGSQRRSGANYHAANDFIKSGKFGPIVMVELMWNVNQPGRWRRPELVKNLKESDVDWKRYLMNRPFEAFDPRKYLEYRLFWPYSSGIPGQWMSHQIDTVHWFSGLPHPRSVVANGGIYQWKDGRTNADTLTVVFDYGPANDPKSGFQVQFTSRFSNAAGDTKELYYSNGGMINLDTNEISATGGLREREAGAMGLKANLLQPLKLEGIKVETDANTGGDSLTFNHIKNWMECVRSRKEPNAPIEAGYQHSIATIMSNAAYRTGEKVTFDSKRQEVLAGGKVFKY, via the coding sequence ATGGCATCTCGCAGAGAATTTATCATTAAATCAGCAATGGCTGGCGCAGTGGCTGGGATTTCAGCTAAAAGTTATGCCCGCATCATCGGTTCCAACGACCGGGTGCGCGTAGGCTGCGTAGGTTTTTCTGACCGTTTCAGATCATCCCATGTACCTCCCTTCAAAGCGCTGATGAAAGAGATGAACTTTGAAATGGTGGCCTTGTCCGACATTTGGAATCGCCGTCGGGAAGAAGGGAAAGCCTTTATTGACAAGCAATTGGGCAGCGACGTCAAGGTTTTTAACAACAATGACGATCTGTACGCCTCTAAAATGGTAGATGCAGTCTTCATTAGTACCGCCGATTTTCAACACGCCCTGCATACCATCGAAGCGGTAAAAGCAGGTTGTGATTCTTATTCAGAAAAGCCCTTGGCTGAGACCATGGAAGACAACCGCGCGGTGCTCAAAGCCGTAAGGGATTCCAAAAAAATTGTACAAATTGGTTCGCAGCGCCGCAGTGGTGCCAATTACCACGCTGCCAATGATTTCATCAAATCGGGCAAATTCGGCCCCATCGTGATGGTAGAGTTGATGTGGAACGTCAATCAACCCGGTCGCTGGAGACGCCCTGAGTTGGTCAAAAACCTCAAAGAATCCGATGTAGATTGGAAACGCTATTTGATGAATCGTCCTTTTGAAGCTTTTGACCCCCGCAAATATTTGGAATACCGTTTGTTCTGGCCTTATTCCTCCGGTATTCCCGGACAATGGATGAGCCACCAGATCGATACCGTACACTGGTTCAGCGGATTGCCTCATCCACGTAGCGTAGTAGCCAATGGTGGCATTTACCAGTGGAAAGATGGCCGTACAAACGCAGATACCCTTACGGTGGTATTTGACTACGGCCCCGCCAATGATCCAAAATCTGGTTTCCAGGTGCAATTCACTTCCCGCTTCTCCAACGCTGCTGGTGATACCAAGGAATTGTACTATTCCAATGGTGGCATGATCAATTTGGATACCAATGAGATTTCTGCTACTGGTGGCTTGCGCGAGCGTGAAGCTGGCGCAATGGGGCTGAAAGCCAATTTGTTGCAACCGCTGAAGCTGGAAGGCATCAAGGTAGAAACGGATGCCAATACGGGTGGAGATAGTTTGACCTTCAACCACATCAAAAACTGGATGGAATGTGTGCGCAGCCGCAAAGAGCCAAACGCTCCGATTGAAGCGGGCTACCAGCACTCCATTGCCACCATCATGTCTAATGCCGCTTACCGCACGGGTGAAAAGGTCACCTTTGATTCCAAGCGGCAGGAAGTCCTGGCCGGAGGCAAAGTTTTCAAATACTAA
- a CDS encoding RagB/SusD family nutrient uptake outer membrane protein, whose product MKKVHVIKFIALAAVLFFTPACEDLLDEVPISQVSGLYLDSKAGFEDAVEATYSTLRDWYGRESAFTLTVFGTDTYTMGADGSFKFVNQYTSQMDSRLTPTRDIWNYFYRAINTANAVIDRAGTAIPGLDATTQKIRVAETKFLRAHDYFLLVQMFGPVHLTLTENKVVQKEASRTPVPEIYKAILADLESALVDLPVSQAQYGRVTKGACEHLLAKVYLTKATSEAKATDDFAKAATHAQNVIKNYSYSLVSDFAKLWEQGAGEVNSEVIMACQYSADPLTNIGQTVGTNNIGSGIGSDQSGNGNNGHLYFGMEYDTQAGMQRDVFYGRPFKRFMPTNYTLNVVFKFEDRVNDSRYKKTFRDTWLCNRPGTFTNVFDNSKKSLTFASGDTTIFIPGYEMSLEERAKRKYQVLVPSLYKANLFPTLIKHMDQTRPDRTYEPGSRDFFMFRLAETHLIAAEALIAQNKAAEAVPLINAVRRRAAWPGKQSAMEITEAQATMDFIMEERERELLGEMHRWFDLKRWGNLVQRVRTYNADAAPNIKDFHVLRPIPQDQIDRTTDGKNSFPQNPGY is encoded by the coding sequence ATGAAAAAAGTACATGTTATTAAATTTATAGCCCTCGCGGCGGTGTTGTTTTTTACTCCTGCATGTGAAGACCTGTTAGACGAAGTGCCGATCAGCCAGGTTAGTGGTTTGTACCTCGATTCCAAAGCAGGTTTTGAAGATGCGGTAGAAGCAACCTATTCTACCCTGCGCGACTGGTATGGCCGCGAAAGTGCCTTTACTTTAACGGTTTTTGGTACGGACACTTATACCATGGGGGCCGATGGTAGTTTCAAATTTGTGAACCAGTATACGTCCCAAATGGATAGCCGTTTGACGCCTACCAGAGACATCTGGAACTACTTTTACCGGGCCATCAATACTGCCAATGCGGTAATCGACCGTGCCGGCACCGCCATTCCGGGTTTGGATGCAACTACGCAAAAAATCCGCGTTGCGGAAACCAAGTTTTTGCGCGCTCACGACTATTTTTTGTTGGTACAAATGTTTGGTCCAGTGCATCTTACCTTGACCGAAAATAAAGTGGTGCAGAAAGAAGCTTCCCGGACACCCGTGCCTGAAATTTACAAAGCCATTTTGGCCGACCTGGAATCTGCATTGGTAGACTTACCAGTTAGCCAAGCACAGTATGGTCGGGTGACCAAAGGGGCTTGTGAACACCTGCTAGCTAAGGTTTATTTGACTAAAGCCACTTCTGAAGCCAAAGCCACTGATGACTTTGCCAAAGCAGCCACACACGCGCAAAATGTGATCAAAAATTACAGCTACAGCCTGGTTTCTGATTTTGCCAAACTGTGGGAGCAGGGTGCTGGCGAGGTCAATAGTGAAGTCATCATGGCTTGTCAATATTCTGCTGATCCACTTACCAACATCGGTCAAACGGTAGGAACCAACAACATTGGTAGTGGTATTGGTAGTGACCAAAGCGGTAATGGCAACAACGGTCACCTGTACTTCGGAATGGAATACGACACCCAAGCAGGCATGCAACGGGATGTATTCTATGGCCGTCCCTTTAAACGTTTTATGCCTACCAACTACACGTTGAATGTGGTGTTCAAATTTGAAGATCGGGTCAACGATTCCCGCTACAAGAAGACTTTCCGCGATACCTGGTTGTGCAATCGCCCTGGCACCTTTACCAACGTGTTTGACAACTCTAAAAAGTCTCTGACTTTTGCCTCTGGTGATACCACCATATTCATCCCAGGTTACGAAATGTCTTTGGAAGAACGCGCCAAGCGCAAGTACCAGGTGCTAGTACCTAGCTTGTACAAAGCCAACCTCTTCCCTACCCTGATCAAACACATGGACCAAACTCGTCCAGACCGTACCTATGAGCCGGGTAGCCGCGATTTTTTCATGTTCCGTTTGGCTGAAACGCACCTGATCGCCGCAGAAGCACTGATCGCGCAGAACAAAGCTGCTGAGGCCGTGCCTCTGATCAACGCCGTACGCCGCCGTGCCGCCTGGCCCGGCAAACAATCCGCGATGGAAATTACCGAAGCTCAAGCTACGATGGACTTCATCATGGAAGAAAGAGAGCGTGAATTGTTGGGTGAAATGCACCGTTGGTTTGACCTGAAGCGTTGGGGTAACCTGGTTCAAAGGGTGAGAACCTACAATGCAGATGCGGCACCAAACATCAAGGATTTCCACGTTTTGCGCCCAATTCCACAAGATCAGATCGACCGGACTACTGACGGCAAAAATAGTTTCCCTCAGAATCCTGGCTATTAG
- a CDS encoding SusC/RagA family TonB-linked outer membrane protein, with translation MKSPLHKMMLVLTLLLSCQIAFAQSRQISGKITDTKGESLIGASIAVKGTTTGTVTDADGEFTLAVTNEAVLVISYTGYTTKEEVVGTRTRIEITLDENINQLSETVVVGYGTQKKSQLTGAISSITAKQITELPITNARQALQGRAAGVDVVQAGSRPGSAPTVRIRGRRSIQASNEPLFVVDGIPLAGGIDDINPQDIQSMEILKDASATAIYGSRGSNGVVLVTTRRGKTGKSVVSFDTYYGISDALGKIDVMDGPQFAEYKRESRRAIGTYPAGPATAEADGKLFEPIELDGIAKNRSTDYQDYILRQGAIQSHQLGVTGGDKNTQFAISANYFNDKGIIHNQDFTRYTFRLNLDHQISARFKVGTSTLLVYSERNGEVFNPLGVTLRENPLGRPYDDNGNLIFLPTSDGLQTNPIAEIAPGAIIDLTKRTRMFSSLYGEWEIIPGLKYRVNFGPDFTNRRTGRFTGSQTQARRGGIAVANTSYEYGFNYTMENILNYSKSFGANNLNITAMQSLQKDDVETASISVDGVPVETQLFYALGQASTINNPGTGIAQWALNSYMGRVNYDFKGKYLLTLTGRYDGSSRFGRNTKYGFFPSAAIGWNISEEGFLKGSKWLEQLKLRASYGSVGNTGINPYQTQTSLSRTTYLFGTTGAYGYRPNVLGNPDLKWESTSTANIGLDFSLWAGRVYGTLEVYQADTRDLLLSDQLPLTSGFSSVLRNIGRTRNKGLEITLSTVNVDKGSFRWSTDLQFTHNKEAILELFNGKQDDIGNARFIGQPLTAYFDFNKIGIWQTSELDQATKYQRKPGEIKVEDVNGDGKHDASDRTILGSQVPDWSGGITNRFEYKGFDLSFFVFARVGSLIQSGFHSTFNTLAGRYNNLDIDYWTPNNPTNEFPRPNQNQEAPVYQSTLTYFSGTFVKIRNINFGYNVPTKKITGLRIFTSIQQPFIFSEYRSKYKGIDNETDGAVNQDQTPSVRQITFGINAKF, from the coding sequence ATGAAAAGCCCATTACACAAAATGATGCTAGTTTTGACACTTTTGCTGAGCTGTCAAATCGCATTTGCCCAATCTCGCCAGATTTCGGGCAAAATTACCGACACCAAGGGGGAGAGCCTGATCGGTGCTTCCATCGCGGTGAAAGGAACTACAACAGGAACTGTCACCGACGCCGATGGTGAGTTTACCCTTGCGGTTACCAACGAAGCTGTACTGGTCATCAGTTACACTGGTTACACCACTAAGGAAGAAGTGGTTGGTACAAGAACTAGAATTGAGATCACGCTGGATGAAAACATCAACCAATTATCCGAAACGGTCGTAGTAGGTTATGGTACCCAGAAAAAAAGTCAATTGACCGGGGCCATTTCTTCGATTACTGCCAAACAAATCACCGAATTGCCGATTACCAACGCCCGCCAGGCGCTACAAGGCCGAGCTGCCGGGGTAGATGTCGTACAAGCGGGTAGCCGTCCAGGTTCTGCACCAACCGTTCGGATTCGTGGCCGTCGTTCCATTCAGGCTTCTAATGAACCTCTTTTTGTAGTAGATGGAATTCCACTTGCTGGCGGGATCGATGACATCAACCCGCAGGACATCCAATCTATGGAAATCCTGAAAGATGCTTCGGCAACGGCTATTTATGGTTCCAGAGGTTCCAATGGGGTCGTGTTGGTCACTACCAGACGAGGTAAAACGGGAAAGTCAGTGGTTAGTTTTGACACTTATTATGGCATATCTGATGCTTTAGGAAAAATCGATGTAATGGATGGCCCGCAGTTTGCCGAATACAAGCGGGAATCTCGCCGTGCCATCGGGACTTATCCTGCTGGACCTGCTACTGCTGAAGCTGATGGTAAACTGTTCGAACCCATTGAATTGGATGGTATTGCTAAGAATCGTAGTACCGACTATCAAGATTACATCTTGCGCCAGGGTGCCATCCAAAGCCATCAATTGGGGGTTACTGGTGGGGACAAAAACACCCAGTTTGCTATTTCGGCCAACTATTTTAATGACAAAGGGATCATCCACAATCAGGATTTTACCCGTTACACTTTCCGTTTGAATTTGGATCATCAGATCAGCGCTCGTTTCAAGGTGGGTACCTCTACTTTGTTGGTATACAGTGAACGCAATGGGGAAGTTTTCAACCCGCTGGGGGTTACTTTACGAGAAAACCCACTGGGTAGACCTTATGACGACAATGGCAACCTGATCTTTTTGCCTACTTCGGATGGCTTACAGACCAATCCAATTGCGGAGATCGCTCCTGGGGCAATTATCGATTTGACCAAACGCACCCGGATGTTTTCCAGCCTTTACGGAGAATGGGAAATCATTCCTGGTTTGAAATATCGGGTGAACTTTGGTCCAGACTTTACCAATCGCCGTACGGGACGCTTCACAGGTAGTCAAACCCAGGCTCGCCGCGGAGGCATTGCCGTTGCCAATACCTCCTACGAGTACGGCTTCAACTACACCATGGAAAACATTTTGAACTACAGCAAGAGTTTTGGCGCCAATAACCTGAACATCACTGCGATGCAATCCCTCCAGAAAGATGACGTAGAGACGGCTAGTATCAGTGTGGATGGGGTTCCAGTGGAAACCCAGCTATTTTACGCGCTAGGACAGGCTTCTACAATTAACAACCCTGGAACCGGGATTGCTCAGTGGGCACTCAATTCCTACATGGGTCGGGTCAACTATGATTTTAAAGGCAAGTACTTGTTGACCTTAACAGGCCGTTATGATGGTTCTTCTCGTTTCGGGCGCAACACCAAATATGGTTTCTTTCCATCCGCAGCCATTGGCTGGAACATCAGCGAAGAAGGGTTCTTGAAAGGTTCGAAGTGGTTGGAGCAACTGAAACTGAGAGCGAGCTATGGTTCAGTAGGCAATACGGGTATTAACCCTTATCAAACTCAAACTTCGTTAAGCCGTACTACTTATTTGTTTGGAACTACTGGAGCTTATGGTTATCGTCCTAACGTATTAGGCAACCCTGACTTGAAATGGGAATCGACCTCAACCGCCAACATTGGTTTGGACTTCTCCCTTTGGGCTGGCCGTGTGTATGGCACCCTGGAAGTCTACCAAGCCGATACCCGTGACCTGTTGTTGAGTGATCAATTGCCGCTGACCAGCGGTTTCTCCAGTGTATTGCGCAACATAGGTCGCACGCGAAACAAAGGTTTGGAAATCACCTTATCTACGGTCAACGTAGACAAAGGAAGTTTCCGTTGGAGCACCGATCTGCAATTCACCCACAACAAAGAAGCCATCCTGGAATTGTTTAACGGTAAACAGGATGACATTGGCAACGCCCGTTTCATTGGCCAACCCTTGACTGCTTATTTCGACTTCAACAAAATCGGCATCTGGCAAACCAGCGAATTGGATCAAGCCACCAAATATCAGCGTAAACCGGGTGAAATCAAGGTAGAGGACGTGAATGGCGATGGCAAACACGATGCATCAGACCGCACCATCCTGGGCTCTCAAGTACCAGATTGGAGTGGAGGGATCACCAACCGTTTTGAATACAAAGGTTTTGACTTGTCCTTTTTTGTTTTTGCCCGGGTAGGTAGTTTGATCCAAAGTGGTTTCCACTCTACCTTTAATACCCTGGCTGGTCGCTACAACAACCTGGACATTGATTATTGGACGCCCAATAACCCTACTAATGAATTTCCGAGACCCAACCAGAACCAGGAAGCACCAGTTTACCAGTCAACTTTGACTTACTTTAGTGGTACATTTGTTAAAATTCGCAACATCAACTTTGGTTACAATGTACCGACCAAAAAAATCACAGGCTTGCGTATCTTTACCAGCATTCAGCAGCCTTTCATCTTCTCGGAATACCGTTCGAAGTACAAAGGTATCGACAACGAAACGGATGGTGCTGTAAACCAGGATCAGACTCCTTCGGTACGCCAAATCACCTTTGGTATCAACGCGAAGTTTTAA
- a CDS encoding RagB/SusD family nutrient uptake outer membrane protein — MKSNINIAKMLVCTCVVLILNSGCEEGWLEPQPLSFYTPENTFISESGFNSALASCALSVRDEFYGDGAPIITETIFSEVAIEGTTDKFGPAVNLNILITPDANLNSADFNRIGWYWERGWLGIRLANTIIDRLPQAEGIKDAAKDIILGKAYFYRAYYYYRLVHQFGDIPTSFKELAEPKLDFQTVKREVILQKIKADLDFAIKVVPLAGPKGDVNRGAVGHLLTKVNLALGLFDDAIASADQVINSGTYKLMTTRFGVDAANPNKNVIWDLHRPANKFLPSNTEVLFSVIDRFGLTSATTTGTTSMRQAVPFYTSPVILTPDGKQGTNPNQVEIDLSTKYGRGIGRCRGTGYSTRDIWDDPNDLRHDTKSGNWMTMELLQYNNPSIKTTSPFYGKNLQLFDATGKMLVSNGDTIRTWYDWPHYKLYIEDQIRIPYQGGNTDWYIFRLAETYLLRAEAHFFKGNLAAAAADVNAVRTRAGCSPYDPSKVDIGTILDERARELYYEEPRKTELTRIAYQMAKAGKSYNGKTYSLNNFATANFFYDRIVDKNIFYGRNIKNVRGDAYTISPYHVHWPIPRAAILANSFGQINQNIGYAGSESNKPPLDQIPE; from the coding sequence ATGAAAAGCAACATAAATATTGCAAAAATGTTGGTCTGCACCTGCGTGGTGCTGATCTTAAACTCAGGTTGTGAGGAAGGCTGGCTGGAACCACAGCCCTTGTCCTTTTATACACCTGAAAACACCTTTATCTCAGAGTCCGGGTTTAATTCAGCCCTGGCCTCTTGTGCTCTCAGTGTGCGCGACGAATTTTACGGCGATGGCGCCCCCATCATCACCGAAACCATTTTTTCTGAGGTAGCCATCGAAGGGACAACGGATAAGTTTGGCCCAGCGGTCAACCTGAACATCCTCATCACCCCGGACGCCAACCTAAACAGCGCAGATTTTAACCGAATTGGCTGGTACTGGGAAAGAGGCTGGTTGGGTATTCGCCTGGCCAATACCATCATTGACCGGCTTCCACAAGCGGAAGGGATTAAGGATGCGGCCAAAGACATCATTCTTGGAAAAGCCTATTTTTATCGGGCTTACTACTATTACCGACTGGTTCATCAGTTTGGGGATATTCCAACTTCATTTAAAGAATTGGCGGAGCCCAAACTCGATTTCCAGACCGTGAAACGGGAAGTGATTCTGCAAAAAATTAAAGCAGACCTCGATTTTGCCATAAAAGTTGTGCCGCTGGCTGGCCCCAAGGGTGATGTAAACAGAGGTGCAGTCGGGCATCTGCTCACCAAAGTGAATCTGGCCTTGGGGCTATTCGACGACGCCATCGCTTCTGCCGATCAGGTAATCAATAGTGGTACCTATAAGTTGATGACCACTCGTTTTGGCGTTGACGCAGCCAATCCAAACAAGAATGTCATTTGGGATTTGCACCGACCTGCCAATAAATTCCTCCCCTCAAACACCGAAGTGCTCTTTTCGGTCATCGACCGTTTTGGATTGACCAGTGCCACCACTACCGGAACCACTTCCATGCGCCAGGCCGTTCCTTTTTATACCAGCCCGGTTATCCTTACCCCCGACGGCAAACAGGGCACCAACCCCAATCAGGTGGAGATTGACCTGAGCACCAAGTACGGTCGTGGCATTGGACGCTGCCGTGGAACTGGTTACAGTACCAGAGACATCTGGGATGATCCCAATGATTTAAGACACGATACCAAATCTGGCAACTGGATGACGATGGAATTGCTGCAGTACAATAATCCATCCATTAAAACCACTTCTCCTTTTTACGGCAAAAACCTGCAACTGTTTGATGCCACTGGAAAAATGTTGGTTTCAAATGGCGATACCATCCGTACCTGGTATGACTGGCCACACTACAAATTGTACATCGAAGACCAAATCCGCATCCCCTATCAGGGCGGCAATACCGACTGGTACATTTTCCGCTTGGCGGAAACATACCTCTTGCGGGCCGAAGCTCACTTTTTTAAAGGGAACCTTGCTGCTGCTGCTGCCGATGTAAACGCCGTGCGCACCCGAGCGGGTTGTAGTCCTTATGATCCTTCAAAGGTTGATATCGGCACCATTCTCGACGAAAGGGCGAGAGAATTGTACTATGAAGAGCCTCGGAAAACGGAGTTGACTAGGATCGCCTACCAAATGGCTAAAGCGGGTAAGTCTTATAATGGAAAAACATATTCCCTCAACAACTTTGCCACGGCCAATTTCTTCTATGATCGCATTGTCGATAAAAACATCTTCTACGGTAGAAACATCAAAAATGTACGGGGCGATGCCTACACCATTAGTCCTTACCATGTGCACTGGCCAATCCCCAGAGCAGCCATTTTAGCCAACAGTTTTGGTCAGATCAATCAGAACATCGGATACGCAGGAAGTGAAAGCAATAAACCTCCGCTGGATCAAATACCAGAATAA